TCCGTCGAGTACATGGTCGAGGCGCACTGCGCCGACGCGCTGATCTGCATCTCGAACTGCGACAAGATCACCCCGGGCATGCTGATGGCCGCCATGCGCCTCAACATCCCCACCGTCTTCGTCTCCGGCGGTCCGATGGAGGCCGGCAAGGCCACCCTCGTCGACGGCACGGTCCGCAAGCTCGACCTGGTCAACGCGATCAGTGACGCGGTCGACGAGAGCATCTCCGACGAGGACATCCTCCGTATCGAGGAGAACGCCTGCCCCACCTGCGGCAGCTGTTCCGGCATGTTCACCGCCAACTCGATGAACTGTCTGACCGAGGTCCTCGGCCTCTCCCTCCCCGGCAACGGCTCCGTCCTCGCCACGCACACCGCCCGCAAGGCGCTGTACGAGGACGCAGGCCGCACGGTCGTCGAGATCACCAAGCGCTACTACGAGCAGGACGACGAGACGGTCCTGCCGCGTGCCATCGGCACCCGCGCCGCGTTCGACAACGCGATGGCGCTGGACATCGCCATGGGCGGTTCGACCAACACGATCCTGCACCTGCTGGCCGCCGCCGAGGAGGCGGAGCTGGCGTACAACCTCGACGACATCAACGAGGTCTCGCGCCGGGTCCCGTGCCTCTCCAAGGTCGCCCCCAACGTGGCCCCCGGTGGTACGTACTACATGGAGGACGTCCACCGGGCCGGCGGCATCCCCGCCCTCCTCGGTGAGCTCCACCGAGGCGGCCATCTCAACGAGGACGTGCACTCGGTGCACTCCGACACGCTCGCCGAGTGGCTCAAGAACTGGGACATCCGCGGCGGCTCGCCGTCCCCCGAGGCCGTCGAGCTGTGGCACGCGGCCCCGGGCTGTGTCCGTTCCGCGACCGCCTTCTCGCAGTCCGAGCGGTGGGACACCCTCGACCTGGACGCGGCGGGCGGCTGCATCCGCGACGTGGCGCACGCGTACTCCAAGGACGGCGGCCTCGCGGTCCTCAAGGGCAACATCGCCGTGGACGGCTGCGTCGTGAAGACGGCCGGCGTCGACGAGTCGATCTGGACCTTCGAGGGTCCGGCGGTCGTCTGCGAGTCGCAGGAGGAGGCCGTCGACAAGATCCTCCGCAAGGAGATCACGCACGGCGACGTGGTCGTCATCCGTTACGAGGGCCCGCGCGGCGGTCCCGGCATGCAGGAGATGCTCTACCCCACGTCCTTCCTCAAGGGCCGCGGCCTCGGCAAGACCTGTGCGCTGATCACCGACGGCCGCTTCTCCGGCGGTACGTCGGGCCTGTCCATCGGCCACGCCTCGCCCGAGGCGGCGTCCGGCGGCGCGATCGCGCTGGTCGAGGACGGCGACCGGATCCGGATCGACATCCCGAACCGGTCGATCGAGCTCCTCGTCCCCGACGCCGAGCTGGCCACCCGCCGCGAGGCGCTGAACGGCGTGTACGCGCCGAAGAACCGCGAGCGCAAGGTCTCGGCGGCGCTGCGCGCCTACGCGGCCATGGCGACGAGCGCGGACCGCGGCGCCGTCCGCGACGTCTCCAAACTGGGCTGAGCCACACCGGTCCCGAGTCACCCCGGCTGCGGCCCCTCTCCGGAGGGGCCGCAGCCGCTTCCGGCTCGCGCCACCGCGCACGGGCTGTCCCGGTCCGGGGTCCGCTCCTGGATAATCGACCTCGTGAGCGAGAACAGCGACACCTCCGACGGCGCGGCCCCGGGCGCGGGCGAGTCCGGCACGGCGCCCACCGGTGCCCCCGCGACCGCCCCCGGCCCGCAGCCCGAGCCCATCCGCTTCTTCGGGACGACCTGGGTCGCCCACGACGGCAACTACGCGCTCCGCCGCGCCGGAGCCTCCCTCGGCTCGCTCGCCGCCGCGGTCGCCTCCTGCTTCGTGCTGCGCTTCGCCTTCCAGGGCCTGGAGATCGCCGACGTCGGCGGTTTCATCGGCCTGCTGGTCGTCCTGATGTTCGCCATCTGCAGCGCCGTCGCCTTCCGCAAGACGTGGGAGGGCTTCAGCCGCCGCCCGGCCGACCCGGGCCGCGAGGACACGCTGCGCGGCCTCAAGACCATCGGCTTCGTCGGCTCGCTCCTCGCGTACTTCTTCCGTACGTTCACCGAGGCACCGGGCGAG
This genomic interval from Streptomyces sp. NBC_00464 contains the following:
- the ilvD gene encoding dihydroxy-acid dehydratase is translated as MPQLRSRTVTHGRNMAGARALMRASGVASEDIGKPIIAVANSFTEFVPGHTHLAPVGRIVSEAIKAAGAVPREFNTIAVDDGIAMGHGGMLYSLPSRDLIADSVEYMVEAHCADALICISNCDKITPGMLMAAMRLNIPTVFVSGGPMEAGKATLVDGTVRKLDLVNAISDAVDESISDEDILRIEENACPTCGSCSGMFTANSMNCLTEVLGLSLPGNGSVLATHTARKALYEDAGRTVVEITKRYYEQDDETVLPRAIGTRAAFDNAMALDIAMGGSTNTILHLLAAAEEAELAYNLDDINEVSRRVPCLSKVAPNVAPGGTYYMEDVHRAGGIPALLGELHRGGHLNEDVHSVHSDTLAEWLKNWDIRGGSPSPEAVELWHAAPGCVRSATAFSQSERWDTLDLDAAGGCIRDVAHAYSKDGGLAVLKGNIAVDGCVVKTAGVDESIWTFEGPAVVCESQEEAVDKILRKEITHGDVVVIRYEGPRGGPGMQEMLYPTSFLKGRGLGKTCALITDGRFSGGTSGLSIGHASPEAASGGAIALVEDGDRIRIDIPNRSIELLVPDAELATRREALNGVYAPKNRERKVSAALRAYAAMATSADRGAVRDVSKLG